A part of Cervus elaphus chromosome 11, mCerEla1.1, whole genome shotgun sequence genomic DNA contains:
- the TMEM250 gene encoding transmembrane protein 250 yields the protein MPVMPIPRRVRSFHGPHTTCLHAACGPARASRPARTKYNNFDVYVRARWLYGFIRFLLYFSCSLFTAALWGALAALFCLQYLGVRVLLRFQLKLSALLLLLGRRRVDFRLLNELLVYGIHVTMLLVGGLGWCFMVFVDM from the coding sequence ATGCCGGTCATGCCCATCCCCCGGCGGGTGCGCTCCTTCCACGGCCCGCACACCACCTGCCTGCACGCCGCCTGCGGCCCCGCGCGCGCCTCCCGCCCGGCCCGCACCAAGTACAACAACTTCGACGTGTACGTCCGCGCGCGCTGGCTCTACGGCTTCATCCGCTTCCTGCTGTACTTCAGCTGCAGCCTCTTCACGGCCGCGCTGTGGGGCGCGCTGGCCGCCCTCTTCTGCCTGCAGTACCTGGGTGTCCGCGTCCTGCTGCGCTTCCAGCTCAAGCTGtcggcgctgctgctgctgctgggccgCCGGCGCGTGGACTTCCGCCTCCTCAACGAGCTGCTGGTCTACGGCATCCACGTGACCATGCTGCTGGTCGGGGGCCTGGGCTGGTGCTTCATGGTCTTCGTGGACATGTGA